Proteins encoded within one genomic window of Oryza glaberrima chromosome 12, OglaRS2, whole genome shotgun sequence:
- the LOC127756430 gene encoding protein Iojap-related, mitochondrial isoform X1, which yields MLSAARSGALARWHPRETLLPRLLSSSSAAAGAASLPARQAALLELPEVEKVLRDVRAGDVRVFPVGEGGLHGGSCADYMVVATGRSDWHVRNIAQALLYKIKQKQKGSDRILMPSVEGQQAGKWIVIDSGSIIIHALEERAREYYDLESIWTKEVSPNISVQELETSLVKTRRRDHSQKPMKSI from the exons atgTTGTCCGCCGCGCGATCCGGAGCCCTGGCGCGATGGCATCCCCGGGAGAccctcctccctcgcctcctctcctcctcctccgccgccgccggcgcggcctccctgccggcgcggcaggcggcgctgctggagctgccggaggtggagaaggtGCTGCGCGACGTGCGGGCGGGGGACGTGCGAGTCTTCCCCGTCGGCGAGGGCGGGCTGCACGGCGGCTCCTGCGCCGACTACATGGTCGTCGCCACCGGCCGCTCCGACTGGCACGTCCGCAACATCGCCCAGGCTCTACTCTACAAG ATAAAACAAAAGCAGAAGGGTTCTGATAGAATATTGATGCCAAGTGTTGAAGGCCAGCAAGCTGGAAAGTGGATTGTCATTGATTCTG GAAGTATCATCATTCATGCACTTGAAGAAAGAGCAAGAGAATATTATGATTTGGAAAGCATTTGGACAAAAGAAGTGTCTCCAAACATTTCTGTTCAG GAATTGGAAACTTCCCTTGTGAAGACACGCCGCAGGGACCACTCTCAGAAACCCATGAAGAGCATTTGA
- the LOC127756430 gene encoding protein Iojap-related, mitochondrial isoform X2: MLSAARSGALARWHPRETLLPRLLSSSSAAAGAASLPARQAALLELPEVEKVLRDVRAGDVRVFPVGEGGLHGGSCADYMVVATGRSDWHVRNIAQALLYKIKQKQKGSDRILMPSVEGQQAGKWIVIDSVSSFMHLKKEQENIMIWKAFGQKKCLQTFLFRNWKLPL; this comes from the exons atgTTGTCCGCCGCGCGATCCGGAGCCCTGGCGCGATGGCATCCCCGGGAGAccctcctccctcgcctcctctcctcctcctccgccgccgccggcgcggcctccctgccggcgcggcaggcggcgctgctggagctgccggaggtggagaaggtGCTGCGCGACGTGCGGGCGGGGGACGTGCGAGTCTTCCCCGTCGGCGAGGGCGGGCTGCACGGCGGCTCCTGCGCCGACTACATGGTCGTCGCCACCGGCCGCTCCGACTGGCACGTCCGCAACATCGCCCAGGCTCTACTCTACAAG ATAAAACAAAAGCAGAAGGGTTCTGATAGAATATTGATGCCAAGTGTTGAAGGCCAGCAAGCTGGAAAGTGGATTGTCATTGATTCTG TATCATCATTCATGCACTTGAAGAAAGAGCAAGAGAATATTATGATTTGGAAAGCATTTGGACAAAAGAAGTGTCTCCAAACATTTCTGTTCAG GAATTGGAAACTTCCCTTGTGA